In Bacteroidota bacterium, the sequence GGGTCTTTTCCTTCTTCAACTCTGTGCACACAGAATGTGCATTTATCCGCATATCCTTCAGGATTAATGAAGCGTGCATCGTACGGGCAGGAGGCAACGCAAGCTTTACAACCGGTACATAAATCGTGATGAACTAATACAATCCCGCCGTCGTGGTAATGACTTGCACCCGTAGGACAGCAACTCACACAAGGTGCGTTTGTACAATGGTTACATCGTTCGCTACGAATTTCCATAGTCAAATTCGGGAACTCACCATTCACAATAGTTTGTATCCAATCGCGATTCAAACCTTCGGGAACATTGTTTTCAGTTTTACACGCAACTACGCAATCCATACAACCGACGCATTTCGTAGTATCTATCGCCATTCCATATCGTGCCATATTATGCTTCCCTTTCTATCGAAACAAAATTGAGATGCTGAGCAGTACCGCCCATTATCGGATCGATTTTGTACTTGGTAACTAATTGGTTATCGCTTGCACCAAGTCCACGTGAACGCACGAAACCTTTTGATGTATGTCCAAAACCGTGCACGATATAAACACAGTCCTGCCGAATCCGTTCAGTGGCTTTCACCATCACCCTATTACTTCGCACTCCATCATGATTTACGAGGACAACATAATCTCCCGATTTCAAATCTAATTTATCGGCAACGAATTTATTCAACCAAACTTCGTTCTCCTTCATCATATCAAAAAGGATTGGATTGGATTGAGTTCTTCCGAATGAATGAACAGGGCTTCTTCCAAAAAGCAATCTATAATATCCGGTGGGTGGTTCTTCGTGTTTGCGATATCGGGGAACGGGATCAAAACCGTATGCAGCAAGCTGTTCAGAATATAATTCGATTTTCCCAGACGGAGTTGGAAATTCGGGTGTTACACCTTCATCAAAATATATGGGCTGCCTTTCACCTTTAATTAAGCCGACTTTTTTAATTTGTTCTAAACTATAACCACCGGT encodes:
- a CDS encoding 4Fe-4S dicluster domain-containing protein, which codes for MARYGMAIDTTKCVGCMDCVVACKTENNVPEGLNRDWIQTIVNGEFPNLTMEIRSERCNHCTNAPCVSCCPTGASHYHDGGIVLVHHDLCTGCKACVASCPYDARFINPEGYADKCTFCVHRVEEGKDPACVSVCPTYCMTLGDLDDPNSEISKLVKSKNNHTNLPEAGTIPNIYYLIGDNND